The Halomonas sp. 'Soap Lake #6' genomic sequence CTTCTGATAAGCGCTCGTCTGAGGCCAGGCTGTGGGCGCGCACTGCCAGCGTGTCGAAGTTAAACGGCCGTAGAATCATGGTGGCCGGTAGCTCTTTCATGGCGTCTACGAAAACCAAGATACCCGCTGCTAGCAAGCTGCTGCGCATGAGTGGGGTATGTATCCGGCGTAACGTTCCACCAGCGGTTTGGCCAAGGGTGCGTGATGCCGCATCCATGCTAGGCGTTACTTTCCCCAGGCTGGCTTCCACGGCATTGTATGAAACTGCCAGAAAACGTACCACATAGGCATAAATTAAGATAAACGCTGACCCGCTAAACACTAGACCAATAATTTTTCCATAGTGTGTATGCAGCCAAGTGTTGAGGGTGTTATCCAGCCAGGCAAAGGGTATTAAAATACCCACAGCAATCACCGACCCCGGAATTGCATAGCCCATGGACGCTATGCGGGTAAATATTCGGGCGCTTGGTGAGTTGTGCAACCTGACTCCATAGCTAAGTAGCACTGCCATACCCACGGCAATTAAGGCGGCGATCAGCGAAAGGCTTAGGCTATTAGTGGCAAAGCGGATAAAGCGAGTGCCAAATAGGCTATCGCCCTGGTGAATGGCTAGATTAAGCAGAATGCCGCTGGGCAGTAAAAAGCCAATCAAGATAGGTAGGAAACACACCATGGTAGCACCTAGCGCACGCCAGCCGCGAAGGTGGTATTCCGGCAACTGTTGATAGCGGTTGGTGGTGTGAAAATAGCGCCGTTTACCCCGTGAATAGCGCTCTAGCAGCACAAGCACAATGACAAAGGTAAGGAGGCAGGCGGCAAGCTGGGCGGCTGCGACCGGCTCGCCTAAGCCAAACCAGGTTCGGTAGATGCCTGTGGTGAAGGTATCCACGCCAAAAAACTGTACGGCACCAAACTCGTTGAGCGTTTCCATAAGCACTAGGGACACTCCACCCACTAATGCAGGGCGCGCTAATGGCAGGGCAACGCTGCTAAACAAGTGCCAAGGGCCACGGCCCAAGGTGCGGCCCACGTCCAACACACACACGGACTGCTCAAGGAATGAGGCGCGGGTGAGTAGGTACACATAGGGGTAGAGCACAAAGGTGATTAACGTAGCGGCTCCGCCTAACGAGCGTATATTCGGGAAGTAGTAATCGCCATACTGCCAGCCAAACCACTCTCTTAGCGTGCTTTGCAACGGCCCTGCCACCTGTAAAAAGTCGGTGTATGCATAGGCGATTACGTAGGTTGGTACTGCCAAAGGAAGTAGAAGGGCCCACTCAAATATTCGTTTGCCTGGAAAGCGGCACATCACCACCAACCAAGCAGAGCTCGCACCAATAACCAGTGTACCCAGCCCCACCCAAAGCACTAGCCAAAAGGTGTTGGAGAGATAGCGTGGGAGCACTGTGCTGGCGAGGTGTTGCCATACGCCATCAGTGGGCACCACGATGTGCCCCAAAACTACTAAAATAGGCAGCGCCACCGACAGTGCTATCAAAAATAGCGCAATAGACCAAGGGTTTAGCGATAGCGTAAAACGCGAGACCAAACCTGAAAGTAGAGCCAGCGGTGAACGGCGAGCAGGTAGTGGCACGTCGTTATCTCCTAGGTCGATGCGGGCAATGGTGGCATTGCAAATGCGAACATCAATGCGAAAAAGTATCGGGTGCAAATAGTATCACTTGCGCTTGGATGCTGCAGCTAACCCTCAGCCCATAATAAGAAAACCCCCGCTTGAGAGCGGGGGTATATACCACGTTTGTGAATTACCCTAAGAGTATTTTGGGCAGCCCTGTTACCAGCCATGGGAAGAACGCCATGAGTGTACAGGCCAGCAAAATCAAGGCAACGAAGGGGATGACCGCTTTATACAAATCGACAATTTCGACCCCAGGCGGCGCAACTCCTTTTAAGTAGAACAGTGCGTAGCCGAAGGGCGGTGTTAGGAACGACGTTTGCAGTACCACGGCGACCATGACCACGAACCAGAGTGGGTCAACGCCCATCTGCTGGACGATGGGTAGCATAATTGGGAAGCTGAGTAGCACAATGCCCGTCCAATCCAGGAACATACCCAGGATAAAGACCAGGAACAGCATCATGATGAGAGCGCCGGTAGTACCCCCTGGCATAGCCAGCAGCAGGTCTTGAATTACCTGCATACCTCCACCGCGTGAGAAAACCCCTGTAAAGGCGGTCGCCCCCACCAATACCAGCATCACCATGGTGGTCGTTTTACCCGCTTCAATTAGTGTGTTGAAGCAGGTTTTAATTTTCCGATCACCAAAAATCATAAACAGCACGAAGGCGATAAACACCCCGATTGCGGAGGCTTCGGTGGCGGTCGCAATGCCTGTGAAAAGTGCTCCCAAAACACCCAGGATCAACGACATCGGCGGCACCACATACTTGGCCAACATGACCAGCAGTTGCTTGGTACTGACCTCTGCACGTTCCTCTTTGGGTACTGGTGGGCCATACGAGGGTTTGAAATGACAAATCAGTAGCACGTACAGGGCGTACATCACACCAAGCATCAAGCCGGGGATCATCGCACCAGCAAACAGCGCGCCGACGGAAACAGGCGAGTAACTGGCCATCAAAATCAGCATGATGCTGGGGGGAATCAGAATGCCCAAGCAGCCGCTGGCCATGATAACCCCGGCACTTAGCTCTTTGTTGTAGCCATACTTCAACATCGGCACCAAGGCGATCATGCCCATCACCGCAATAGATGCCCCAACAATGCCGGTCGTGGCCGCCAGCAGCACCGATACAATAACTACCGTGAGCGCCAGGCCGCCACGTAGATTGGCAAGCAGCAAGCGCATGGCATCAAACATCTTCTCCGTGACGCCGGAATCGTTTAGAAACCTTGCCATGAGTACAAATAGGGGAATAGCAACCAGGACATAGTTGTCCATGGCATTACCAAAAATATTGTTAATCAGCGTACCCAGTACGCGCTCACCAGGGCCTAGGAATGCACCGATAACCGCCACACCACCAAGTACAAAGGCCAGCGGATGACCCATAAAAAGGCCGATAAGCAGGCCACCAAACATTACTAGCGCAAGTAGTTCAGGGCTCAGGTTCATACCGACTTCTCCTCGCGTAGCTGCATGATGGCTCGCAAAACGATGGCAATCGCCTGTAACAGAATTAAAACAGCGGCAACCACAATAACGCCCTTGATGGGATAGATTGGGATCGACACCATGCCATAGGTGGTTTCACCGCGGCTAAAAGAGCGTTCAAAGAAACGCCAGCCGTAGGTCAGCAACATCCAGATAAAGGGAACAAAGAACACCAGATAACCGATTATTTCGATCAGGGCTTGACGCTTACGGGAAAGTAACCGCTTAACCACGTCAACTTCGACATGGGCATGGTGGCGAAGCCCATACGCGGCCATGAGCATAAAGTGAGCGCCAAACAGCATTTTGGTCACATCGAATGCCCAGTCGCTGGGGCGACCAAAGAAAAAGCGTGATGCAATATCATAAAGAACAATCAGGGTGATGATGGCAATTAACGGGGCAATAATTCGCCCGAGTAACTCGTTAAGCGCATCGATCGCCTTGGCAATCGCATTCATGGAAGACCTCCGCGGTCAGCACAAAAAAACCGCCCCGGCTCGCCGGGGCGGCGCAGAAGCGCCTTATAGGCAGGCTTCGATCTCTTCCAGTGAGGGCAGGTTGTCCATTGTACGGCTCATGTTGAATGGCACAGAAACGTCACGCCATACGCCGTACTCTTGCAGATAGGTGAGCATGGAGTGGTAGACCTTCGCATGGTCAGCGTGCTCACAGGCACCGCGTATAATCACATCGTTAGTGATTTCCTGGATACGCGCCAGATCCTCTTCCGAGAACTGATTGATCGTTATACCGGCATCAAGAAATTTTTGGGTGGCTTCGCTGGATTCACGCTCTGACCAAGATAGTGACCATGCCATCGTTGCGTCAGCAGCGATTCTTAGCTTTTCCTGAGTCTCTTCGGAAAGGGCATCCCAGGCATCTTTATTAATCATAACGCCGAAGACGCTGGCCGACTGGTGCCAGCCAGGGGTGGCCCAGTAGTCGGCAACCTCTGCAAAGCCTGCATTGAAATCAACGCCTGGCGTTGAGAATTCACCAGCGTCAATAACACCGCGCTCAATGGCTTGATACACTTCACCACCGGCCAGTGTTACCTGGGAGCCGCCCAACTGCTCTAGAACACGGCCCTGGTCGCGGCCAGAAAGACGCAGCCGTTTACCCTCTAAATCGGCAAGGCTCTCGATGGGGGTACGGCCCATAAAGCCGGACTCGTTGTTGGTAATGCCGTAGGGCAAATAAATCATGTTGTACTGGCCGTAGATCTCTTCATAGAGCTCGCGGCCGCCCCACTGTTGAATCCAGTTAAGGTAATCGACGCCATTAAACAGGCTGGTGGTGGTGGCTAATGGTGAGAAAGCCGGGTTCAGACCTGCCCAGTAGCCAGGCCAGTCACCAGCCGCCTCGATGCTACCGGTTTCAGTGGCATCAAAAACCTCAGTGCCGGGCATCAGCGTGCCACCAGCGCGGAAATTGATTTGCAACTCGTCGCCAGCTAGCTTGTTGACCAAATCAGCCCAGTGCTGGTCGATCTTGATCAAATCCAGGTTGTCTGGCCAGGTGGAGGTCATTGTCCACTGTTCTTGTGCCTGAGCGGAGGTGGTAAGTGCGGCGAATGCGACCCCAGCCGCAAGACTGGTAAGAGCGAATTTTGTCATTTTCTTCATGATGTTTTCCTGGTTGGGCGTAGGAATTTATTAGTGTTTGTTACCTGGATGCAGGAAAGTAAAGCGTGGAGGCTGACGTTTACGTAAAGCGCTGCGCCGCCCCACTGCAAATCTAAGCTATCACACTCCTGCCGCTGCGGCGCAATATCAGTAATTTAAGGAAGTTAACGCAGCAGTAGCCGTGAACTGGGTTTTTATTTTTAAATTTAACAATAGTTTATGAGTTTTTTATGACGCAAATAAGAGGTGTTTCAGCGTTGAAAATCGACGGTTTTAATACCAAAGTTGCAAGCGAAATACCCGGGTGGAAGCTGTCATGAGTGCGCCTGACGCTAACGGTGATCGCCAGGTCTTGGTGTTGGTTTATCACGCGGTGCGCTTGCTGCGCCGCCGCTGGAGGCAGCTGGTGTGGCTCTCTGGGCCGCCAAGTGAGTGCCGCGAACAGGCTTTGCAACTTTGGCAAGCTGCTCCTTGGCAGTCGCCACTTTGGGTAAGCAGCGCACACGAAGCGCCGGTTTCCCCTAGCTTAACGGCGCGTAAGGCGCGTACCCGGCTAGGTGCCGAGCATCAATTAATGGTCATTGATGCTAGTGGCGACCAAGGGCTAGACCCAGATGCCTTAGGAGCATTGGCTGGAACGGTGACGGCAGGCGGGCTCTGTATTGTGATTACTCCCGAGTACTTTGGCGCCCGCCCAGACCCAGACTATGCCCGTTTTGCTGATCACCCTTGGCCCTGGGAGTCGCTCACTGCACACTACTTAGCGCGTTTGGCGCGTTTACTGGCAT encodes the following:
- the dctP gene encoding TRAP transporter substrate-binding protein DctP, giving the protein MKKMTKFALTSLAAGVAFAALTTSAQAQEQWTMTSTWPDNLDLIKIDQHWADLVNKLAGDELQINFRAGGTLMPGTEVFDATETGSIEAAGDWPGYWAGLNPAFSPLATTTSLFNGVDYLNWIQQWGGRELYEEIYGQYNMIYLPYGITNNESGFMGRTPIESLADLEGKRLRLSGRDQGRVLEQLGGSQVTLAGGEVYQAIERGVIDAGEFSTPGVDFNAGFAEVADYWATPGWHQSASVFGVMINKDAWDALSEETQEKLRIAADATMAWSLSWSERESSEATQKFLDAGITINQFSEEDLARIQEITNDVIIRGACEHADHAKVYHSMLTYLQEYGVWRDVSVPFNMSRTMDNLPSLEEIEACL
- a CDS encoding TRAP transporter large permease; protein product: MNLSPELLALVMFGGLLIGLFMGHPLAFVLGGVAVIGAFLGPGERVLGTLINNIFGNAMDNYVLVAIPLFVLMARFLNDSGVTEKMFDAMRLLLANLRGGLALTVVIVSVLLAATTGIVGASIAVMGMIALVPMLKYGYNKELSAGVIMASGCLGILIPPSIMLILMASYSPVSVGALFAGAMIPGLMLGVMYALYVLLICHFKPSYGPPVPKEERAEVSTKQLLVMLAKYVVPPMSLILGVLGALFTGIATATEASAIGVFIAFVLFMIFGDRKIKTCFNTLIEAGKTTTMVMLVLVGATAFTGVFSRGGGMQVIQDLLLAMPGGTTGALIMMLFLVFILGMFLDWTGIVLLSFPIMLPIVQQMGVDPLWFVVMVAVVLQTSFLTPPFGYALFYLKGVAPPGVEIVDLYKAVIPFVALILLACTLMAFFPWLVTGLPKILLG
- a CDS encoding ABC transporter permease, producing MPLPARRSPLALLSGLVSRFTLSLNPWSIALFLIALSVALPILVVLGHIVVPTDGVWQHLASTVLPRYLSNTFWLVLWVGLGTLVIGASSAWLVVMCRFPGKRIFEWALLLPLAVPTYVIAYAYTDFLQVAGPLQSTLREWFGWQYGDYYFPNIRSLGGAATLITFVLYPYVYLLTRASFLEQSVCVLDVGRTLGRGPWHLFSSVALPLARPALVGGVSLVLMETLNEFGAVQFFGVDTFTTGIYRTWFGLGEPVAAAQLAACLLTFVIVLVLLERYSRGKRRYFHTTNRYQQLPEYHLRGWRALGATMVCFLPILIGFLLPSGILLNLAIHQGDSLFGTRFIRFATNSLSLSLIAALIAVGMAVLLSYGVRLHNSPSARIFTRIASMGYAIPGSVIAVGILIPFAWLDNTLNTWLHTHYGKIIGLVFSGSAFILIYAYVVRFLAVSYNAVEASLGKVTPSMDAASRTLGQTAGGTLRRIHTPLMRSSLLAAGILVFVDAMKELPATMILRPFNFDTLAVRAHSLASDERLSEASTASLTIVVVGILPVILLSLAMRRARPGSQAESLRAKQKG
- a CDS encoding TRAP transporter small permease subunit — translated: MNAIAKAIDALNELLGRIIAPLIAIITLIVLYDIASRFFFGRPSDWAFDVTKMLFGAHFMLMAAYGLRHHAHVEVDVVKRLLSRKRQALIEIIGYLVFFVPFIWMLLTYGWRFFERSFSRGETTYGMVSIPIYPIKGVIVVAAVLILLQAIAIVLRAIMQLREEKSV